The Candidatus Zixiibacteriota bacterium genome includes the window CGGTTCACCGACATGCTCGTGGCGCGCGCCGAGAAGATCCGCATCGGCGACGGGCTCGACGAGAGCGTCGAGATGGGTCCCTTGATCAATCAGGCGGCACGCGAAAAGGTGCAGCGGTACGTCGAGATCGGCAAGCAGGAAGGGGCGCGTCTGCTGACGGGCGGATCGACTTACGAGGAAGGGCGCTGCGCCGACGGCTATTTTTACCGGCCGACGATCTTCGATCAGGTGCGCCCTTCGATGCGCATCGCGCAGGAGGAGATCTTCGGCCCGGTGCTCTCGATCATCGAGGTCGGGAGCTTCGAGGAAGGGATCGAGGTGATGAACGGGACTTCTTACGGGCTCTCCAGCTCGATTTACACCCGCGACGTCGACCGCGCTTTCCGCGCCGTGCGCGACATCGAGGCCGGGATCACCTACGTCAACGGCCCCACCATCGGCGCCGAGGTCCACCTTCCGTTCGGCGGCGTCAAGAACACCGGCAACGGCCACCGCGAGGCGGGCACCACGGTGTACGACATCTTTACCGAGTGGAAATCGGTGTACGTCGACTATTCGGGAAAGCTGCAGAAGGCGCAAATTGACAACGTCGATTAGGGTCGCGCCGGCCGGATCCGGCGCGGTTCTCCGCCGTGCTTCAGGCCGGACCCGGAGGTGAAAAGCGCGAAGCGAGCAACCCATGGTGAACGACGCCCCTCACATCAAGGTCCCGCCGCCGGGACCGCGGGCGAAGGCCCTGCTCGAAAAGGATCGGTCGTACAGCGCGCCCGCTTACGGCCGCGTCTATCCCCTGGTCGTCCACCAGGGCCGGGGAATGATCGTCGAGGACGTCGACGGCAACCGGTTTCTCGATTTCATGGCGGGAATCGCCGTGGCCTCGACCGGACACGCGCACCCCCGAGTGGTCGCGGCCATCGCGGAGCAGGCGCAAAGGCTCATTCACATCTGCGGCAGCGATTTCTATTACGAGCCGATGGCGCAGCTGCTCGAGAAACTGGCCCGGCTCGCGCCGGGAAGCGCTCCGAAAAAAGTCTTCCTCACCAATTCCGGCACCGAAGCCGTGGAAGCCGCCTTCAAGCTTGCGCGCTTCGCCACCGGGCGCAAGCACGTCGTGGCGTTCTGGGGGGCGTTCCACGGGCGCACGCTGGGCGCGCTTTCGCTGACGGCAAGCCGCGCCTCCCATCGAGCCCATTTTTCCCCGTTGATTCCCGACGTGCATCACGTTCCTTTCGGATACTGCCGCCGCTGCCCCTGCCGCCTGCAGTACGGCAGCTGCGGCATCGCCTGCGTCGCCGACATCGAAAATCGGCTCTTCCGCCACGAGGTGGCGCCGGAGGAGGTCGCCGCCGTTTTCGTGGAGCCGATCCAGGGCGAAGGCGGGTACGTGGTGCCGCCGCCGGAGTTTCTCCCGCTGCTGCAGGAGCTCTGTCGCAAGCACGGCATCCTGCTGGTGGCCGACGAGATCCAGTCCGGCTTCGGCCGGACCGGCAGGATGTTCGCCTGCGAGCATTGGGGAGTCGAACCGGACATCCTCTGCGTGGCGAAGGGCCTCGCCAGCGGGATGCCGATCGGCGCCATGATCGCGCGCGCCGACATCAGCACCTGGCCTCGCGGGAGCCACGGCAGCACTTTCGGCGGCAACCCGGTCGCGTGTGCGGCGGCGCTCGCCACGATCGCGCTGATCGAGGACGGTCTGATCCAGAACGCAGCCGAGGTCGGGGCGCATTTGAAAGGCCGGCTGGAGCGGTTGCGGGGCGCCGTGGTCGGCGACGTGCGCGGGCTCGGATTGATGATCGGAGTGGAGATCGAGAAGGCGGACGGAAGCCGCGCTCCCGATCCCTCGCTGCGCGACCGGCTGGTGCAGCGGTGCTTCGAAAAGGGACTGCTGCTGCTGGGATGCGGCGAGAGCACGATCCGCTTCTGCCCGCCGCTGATCGTTACCCGGGAGCACGCCGACGCCGCGGTCGAGATTTTCGCCGACGCGCTGCGCGAGCTCGGCGGGTGAGATCGCTCACTGGATCTTGGTTTCCAGCTGCTCGATCAACCGCGCGAGATCCTTGTCTTGCGGAGTCAAGGCGAGGGCGCCGCGGAATTCCTCCAGCGCCCGGTGGATCATTCCCTTGGCGAGATAGAGCCGTCCCAGGTTGAGATACGGAAAGTGGCGCGGCTCGTAACGTTTGGCGGTCTTCGCGCGCTCGAGCCACGGGATCGCTTCGTCGGGCCGTCGCTGCTGCATGAGATAGACGCCGATGTCGTTGTAGGGATTGCCGAAATCCGGGTCCAGCCGGATGGCGATCTCGCACTGCTCGATCGCCTCGTCGATACGCCCCTGAAAGCTGTAGGCCCAGCCGAGATAGGTGTGGGCGTCGGCGGTCGGACAGAGTTCGATCGACAGCTTGTACAGGCGGATCGCCTCGTCGAGCTCTCCGGCCATCTGCCGGTCCATTGCCTGCTTGATCAGCTCGTAGGCTCTTTCGCGGTCGTCTCGAGTGGCCATCGGCTCACCTGCCCTCGGGAGCGCCTGCCCGCGCCGCGGCTGCTTCTCGACCCTCGCGCGCTAAATACCCCAGCCGCCGCTCAGGTGGATGTTGGCGCCGTTGACGTAGCGCGCCTCGTCGGAGAGCAGGAAGCGAACCGCCGCGACGGCATCGCTCAGGCTGCCGACGTAGCCCGCGGGTATTTTCTTCGCGGTGGCTTGCAGCGTTTCCGGGTCGGCGGCTCCGGTATCGATGAAACCCGGAGAAACCGCGTTCACGGTGATGCCGTACGGCGCGAGGATCCGGGCGAGCGTGCGCGAGAGCACCAGCAGCCCCACCTTGGCGATATAATGAGCGGTCAGATCCGGCTGAGCCAGGAGCCGGTCGGCGTTCGCCATGCTGAAGCAGACGATCCGCCCCCAGCGCCGCTCCTTCATCCCCGGCGCGACCGCCTGGCTGAGATAGAAAACGGGATGCAGGTTGTTGTCGAACATCGCCTTCCAGCCCTCGGCGGTCTCCTTGAGCAGCGGAATCCGTACGTAGGGTCCGGCCCCGTTGATCAGGGCGTCGATCCGCCCCCAGGCCCGCTCGACCGTCCGCACCATCGCAGCCGCCGCCGTCGCGTCCGAAACGTCGCAGCACAGCGCCATCGCGGCGACACCTCTGCCCTGCGCCTCGGCGACCACCTCGTCCGCTTCCCGGGCGCTCGTGCGATAGCAGATGGCTACCGACCAGCCGCGTTGGGCCAGATCGATGGCGACCGCCCTGCCGATGCCACGCGCGCCGCCCGTGATCAGCGCAACCTTGCGTTCCATGGAAACCCGTCCTCCGCCGGCGGCTGGCGCCGCTCCCGCAGCGCAATATAGCAAAGGCGGCCGGCGAGTCATAGAAGGCCCGCCTGCATCCGGCGGAGGCTGGATCGCGCCGGCGTAAAAAATACTGGAGCGGCCACAGGCGGGTGTGTTAGAATGCAACCTTCGTCATGAGCTTGGATCCGTTGCTTTACTCCGGGCGGCCTTCCCTGCGAAACCCCGTGCTGCTGCTCTCGTTCGGGGGGTGGAGCGACGCGGGGGCATCGGCGACGACGGCGGTTCGCTACATGATCGAGCAGCTCGCGGCGGTGCGGTTTGCGGGCATCGACCCCGAAGAATTCTACGATTTCTCGGTGCAGCGGCCGATTGTCCGGCTGACGGAAGCCAGGACGAGGGAGATTCACTGGCCGTCCTACGACTTCTATCACGCCGCGGCCGCCGCCGTGGAGCGGGACTTCGTGCTCGGAGTCGGGATGGAGCCGCAGCTTCGCTGGCGCACCTTTTCGGAAGCCATGCTGCGCGTCGTCCGGGAGTGCGGCGTCGAGATGGTGGTGTTGCTCGGCGCTTATCTCGACGAGGTGCTCTACACGCGCCCGGTGCCGCTCACCGGCTTTTCCAGCGACCCTCGGCTCATGGAGCAGCTCGGGCTTCAACCCTCGCGTTATCAGGGGCCGACCGGCATCATCGGCGTGCTGAGCGATGTCTTCCGGCGCTCGGGAGTGCCGCACGTGAGCCTCTGGGCCTCGCTGCCGCACTATTTGTCGGTCTCGCCCAACCCGAGGGGCACGCTGGCGTTGCTCCTTCGGCTCATCCAGTGGCTCGGGCTGCGCCTGGACACCGCTCCGCTGGAGAACGCCGCGGCAGAATTCCAGGCGAAGATCAACGAGGCCGTGAACGCGGATCCGAAGCTTTCCGCCTTCGTTCGAGAGCTCAAGCGACGCGAATTCGAGCAGTGAGGCTCTCGGTCCTTATCCCCGTCTACAACGAGGAGCGCACGCTGGAGGAGGTGGTCCGCCGGGTCAAGGCGTTCCCCGCCCCCAAGGAGATCATCGTCGTCGACGACGGCTCGCAGGATCGCAGTCGGGAGATTCTGGCCCGGATGCAGCAGGAAAGCGAGCGCGCGTCCGACCCGCTGAACCGGCTGCACGTGATCCTGCACCCGCGCAACCAGGGTAAGGGAGCCGCGCTCAAGACCGCTCTCGCGCACGTAACCGGAGACGTGGTGATCATCCAGGACGCCGACCTCGAGTACGACCCGAAGGACTATCCGAGCCTGCTTGCGCCGATCGAGGCGGGCCTCGCCGACGTCGTTTACGGCACGCGCTTTTACGGCGGCGGCGCGCACCGCGTGCTTTTCTTCTGGCACTACCTCGGCAACCAGGCGCTCACCTTCTTCTCGAACATGCTCACGAACCTGAACCTGTCGGACATGGAGGTGGGCTACAAGCTCTTCCGGGCGGAGGTCCTCAAGGGGATCGAGCTGAAGAGCAAGCGGTTCGGCTTCGAGCCGGAAATCACGATGAAGCTGGCCAAACGCCGCTGCCGCTTTTACGAGGTCCCCATCTCCTACCACGGTCGCACCTACGCCGAGGGCAAGAAGATCACCTGGAAGGACGGCATCGCCGCCCTCTACTATCTCATCCGGTTTCGCCTCGCCGACTAGCCGCCCGGCCCGGTTCGCGCCCCGGCGCGTGCCGGACGGCCCGCACGGGCCGGGGCGTCGCGCGGGGAGCCGTCTTGCCTTTATCGCCCCAAAGGGATAAGTAGCGGAGTCATCCGGCGCCAGGCGGACCGTCTGGTCGAAGACTCAAGGAGGGGCGATCGATGCGTACCCCGGGTATCGGTCTCAAGAGGCTCGTCAACGCCGTCTCGGCCGTCGCGCTGACGGCCATGACTTTCTCGCCGCCCGCCGCGGCGCAGCCCGTCAAGGTCAAGGTGGGAAGAACCATCGGCGGAAGCGGCTTCCATATCCCTTCCTACGTGGCGATGGACAAGGGGTTGTTCAAGGCCGAGGGGCTCGATGCCGAGTTCATCGCGGCGACCGCGGGCGTCCTCGTGAGGGCCGCCATCGCCCGCGAAATCGAGTTCGTTCCGATCCCGGGGGGCGGCTCGGAAGCGATGCTCAAGGGGGCGCCGCTACAGTTCATCGTCGGCGAGTCGCTGGTCTCGCAGTGGACGATCGCGACCACTCCGGACATCAAGCGGGTCGAGGACCTCAAGGGAAAGACCGTGGGTCTGGAGCGGCCGGGGCAGGCGGCGTACACCGAGGCGGTGGTCGTGCTCGGGAAGTTCTTCAAGATGGAACCGGGCAAGGACTACAAGGTGATCACGTTCAACGCCGAGCCCGATCGGGTGGCGGCGCTGATCAACCGTTCCATCCATGCCGCCATCCTCTCCTTCCCCCATGCCGCGCGGGCGGAGAAGGCGGGCATGAAAATCCTGGTGAAGACCGGCGATTACATCCCCCGGCTCGGCGGCACCTTCATGACGCATCGCGATCTCATCCGCGAGAAGCGCGACATGACGAAGCGTTTCATCCGCGCGATGGTCAAGGCCAACGACTACGTGAAGCAGAACAAGCAGGGCACGGTGGAGGTGATCCAGAAATACTTCGAAATCAAGGACGGCGCGCTGGCCGAGGGTATCTACCGGCAGGTTGCCGACGCGTACGGCCCGGACATTCCCCACAACCTGCTGCTGGAGCTGTTCCAGTCCAGGACCACCCCGGAGCTCGGCTGGCCCGCGGGCAAGCCGCTCCCCGACATCGAGCAGTTCGTGGCGCGCGACCTCCTGAACGAGGTTCTCAGGGAGATGGGACGAAAGCCGGCCAAGTAGAGGCTAGAAGGTTTTCGTTTCCTCGGGGCGCCAGCGGGCGAGCCTGGATTCGACTTTCTTCACCGCCATGGTGAGAATCAACGAGAGCCCCATGAAGATCGCCATGCCGACGAACACCACGTCCACCTTGTAGTTGGTGGCGGCGGTGGCGATCATGAAGCCCAGCCCCTTGCTCGCCCCGAAGAATTCGCCCACGACCACGCCGAGAATCGCGCGGCCGATCGCGAGCCGCAGCCCCGCCACGAGATAGGGAACCGAGTTGGGCAAAACGACGATCCTCATCGTCTGCCACTCGCTGGCGCCGAAGGATTTCACCACGTTGACCAGCACCCGGTCGACGTTCTTCACGCCCTCGTAGGTGTTGATGAGAAGGGGAAAGAGGGCGCCGACGAAGACGATCATGATCTTCGACCAGATCCCGATCCCGAACCAGAGAATGAACAGCGGCAGGAAGATGAGCCGCGGCGTGGCGTTGAAGACGGTGATGAAGGGGTCGATCATGGCGTCGAGGACGCGCGAGCGGCCGGTGACCAGCCCCAGAGGCAGGCCGACCGCCACGGCGAGGCCGAGCCCGGCGAGGAACTCGACCGCGCTCGTATAGAAGTGCTCCTGGATCTTGTTCTCGACGATCAGCTGGTAGCACGCCTCGGCGACGCGGGAGGGCGTCGTGAAGAAAAGCGAAACGCCCTTGGGAAGCGGAAACACGAGCGGCGTCGATTCCCAGAAAAGCAGCAGGAGCAGGATGAAGCCTCCGCCCAGGATGTGGTGCTCGTTTTCGGCGTAGAAGGTCGCAACCCGCTTCATCGAGTCTCCTGGGCGGCACGCCATGGCGCCAGCAGCGCTTCGAGCTTCCGCATTCCTTCGGTCAGGACGACGGCCGCGATCATCAGCACCAGGATTCCCGCGAACATCTCGGGCAACCGGTAGGTGTCGCCGAAACGCGAGATCGCGTAGCCGATTCCCTCCGAGGCTGCGTAGAATTCCCCCACGATGATTCCGACCAGCCCCCTGCCGAGGGCGATCCGGGCGCCGGCGATGATGTACGGGAGCGTGCTCGGAAAAATTACTTTGAGGTAGAGATCCCTTTCCCGGCCGCCGAAGGACCTCACGACGTCGATCAGCAGGCGGTCCGTCGACCTGACCCCGGCGAAGGTGTTGAAGATGAAGGGAAAGATCGAAAGGACGAAGACCAGGGCCGACTTGGCCAGAAGGCCGACGCCGAAGACCACGATGATGAGCGGCGCGAGGGCGACGAGAGGGCTCGCGTAGAGCGCCGTCAGGAAAGGATCGAGCGTGTACTCGGCGCGCCGCCTCCAGCCCATGAAAGCCCCCAGGGGGATGCCGAGCAGGACCGCGAAGCTGAAGCCCCAGAAAAAAGCCCGGCTGCTCACCAGGAGATCGTTCCACAGGGCACCGTCGATGATCTGCTCCTTGAAAGCGATCGCCACGAGCGACGGCTTGGTGAAAAAGAACGGGTTCAGCGGGATCACGTAGGTCAGCGCGGCCTCCCAGAGGGAAACGACGGCGAGGACCGACACCGCTCCCAGGATCGGTCTCTGGTAATCGTGGTAGATCGCCTTACCGTCCATCGACCGTCCCGGCCCCCAGCTCGTCCTTGAGCCCATTCCAGATGACGGCCTTGATGTCGTTGAACTCCGCCGTGAGCCTCATCTCGTAGTCCCTCGGCCGGGGAAGATCAACCTTGAGGATGTTCTTGGCGCGGCCGGGCCTGGCGGTCATCACGATGACGCGATCGGACAGATAAGCCGCCTCCTCGATGCTGTGGGTGACGAAGAGAACCGTCTTTCGGGTCCGCTCCCAGATCTGCAGCAGCTCCGCCTGCATCAGGTCGCGCGTCTGGGCGTCGAGGGCGGCGAAGGGCTCGTCCATGAGCAACACCTGCGGTTCGGTCGCGAGCGCGCGGGCGAGCCCGACGCGTTGCTTCATTCCGCCCGAAAGCTCGTGCGGGTAGTGGTTCTCGAAGCCGCTCAGGCCGACGAGCTTGATCAACTGCATCGATTTTTCGGCGCGCTCGGACGCCGGAACTCCCTTCAGCTCAAGACCGAGCTCCACGTTGGCCCTGACCGTTCTCCAGGGAAGCAAGCCGAACTCCTGAAACACCATCGCGCGCTCATGCCCGGGACCGGTGATGCGCGTGCCGTTGAGCCTGAGCTCGCCCTCGTCGGCCGGGATCAGGCCGAGGACGATGTTGAGAAAGGTGCTCTTGCCGCACCCCGAAGGGCCGACGATCGAGACGAACTCGCCTTGCTCGATTTCGAGGTTGAAGTTTCTGAGTGCGGCGACGGGGGGACGATTCTTCGGCTTGAAAACCAAGCTGATATTTTGCGCCTGGATGAAGGCCATCGATGGTCTCAGGGCGCGAGCAGGTCGTTGCCGGTTCGCAAGGACGCCGGCACGCTTGCGGCCTTTTTCGCGCCCCATGTTTAGTGCCTGGGGCGGTCGAAGTCAAGCTCGCAAACGAGCGCGGCCGGGACCGAAAAGTCCTCCTCTTTCACCCGCTCACCCGTCTCGCCGAGACGAGAAATCCGGTGTGCGCCACCATGCGGTGCTGAGGGCGCACGCTCGCCCCCTCGACGTGCCAGAACCGCATCAAGGTTTCCGAGGTCTCGATGCGGGCGAATCCTCGATTTTCCCGGAGCCGATCGATCAGCTCCTTGAACTGGAGCACGGTGGGCAGGTAGCAAAGCAGGATCCCCCCGGGGCGGAGCGCGTTTGCAGCCGCCTCGATGACCCGCCAGGGCTCCGGAAGATCGAGAACGACGCGGTCCGCGTCGGCCACCGCCAGCTTGTCCGCGACGTCCCCGACGGTGAGCACCCAGTTGGGCGCCGGGCCGAAGTAGCGCTCGACGTTCTTGCGCGCGAGCGCCGCGAAGTCTTCCCGGATCTCGTACGAAAACAGCTCGCCCTGCGAGCCGAGCGCGCGCAGCAAGGCGATCGTGAGCCCGCCGGCTCCGACTCCGGCCTCGACCACCCGGGCTCCGGGGAAAATGTCGCCCCAGACCAGGATCGGCCCGATATCCTTCGGATAAATCACCTGCGCCGCACGCGGCAGGTCGGGGATGAGCTGGGCGAGGGTGGGACGAAAAACCAGGAACGGCTCGTTCAAGGAGGAGCGCACGACGCTTCCTTCCTCGCGCCCGACGATCTCCTCGACGCCGATGCGTCCTCCCCGCACGGCGATCGGGCGGAACGGATCGAGCCGGACCAGGTATTCCCGGTTCTTGCGGTCGAGCAGGATCACGGCTTCCCCGGCCTGCAACGGGCCGCGGGGTCGGGTAGCGGACATCTCAGCCTTCCGACCGCCAGCCGGCCGTGTAGGCGCGGTAGCCGCGCCTCTCCAGCAACTGCACGAGATCCCGGACCTCTTGCGAGCGCTCGAGGTCGCCCACCAGCAAGGCGTCGGGCGTGTCGACCACCACGACGCCGCGAACTCCCAGGAGCACGACCAGACGCTCCGGCGAGTGGACCAGGCAATCCCGGGCGCCCACGGCCACCCACCTGCCGTTGCCCGCGTTGCCGTCGCGGTCCCGGCGCATCATGCGGTGGACGGCGGCCCAGCTGCCGACGTCGCTCCACGCAAATTCTCCCGCCACCACGATGATGCGGCCCTCGGCGCCGGCTTTTTCGAGAACCGCGTGGTCGGCGGAGATCGCGGGCATCGCTCGGTACTCGCGCGCGAGGATCCGGCGCAGCCGCGGGTTCGGAGCGGCGAGCGAGCCACGTCCGGCGGCGCTTCGGATCCTGTCGAGCCGCTCGGCGATTTTTGGTTGATGGCGCTCCAGGAGGCTCAGCCACGCGGCCGCGCGCCAGACGAAGATGCCGCTGTTCCACAGGGCGCCCCGGCGAATGAGGCCGAAAGCGGCGCGACGGTTCGGTTTCTCCTTGAAAGCCGCCACGCGAAACGCTCCGGGCGACCCTTTGATCGGCGCCCCCTTGACGATGTAACCGTAGCCGGTTTCGGGGTAGCCGGGCCGGATTCCGATGGTGATCAGGTCGTCGGTCCGGCTCGCCAAACGGACAGCGGTCCTGAGCGTGCGCCGAAAAGCGCTGCGCCCCGCGATCCAGTGGTCGGCGGGAAGAACCACCATGACGGCTTCGGGGTCCCGCCGGGAGACCTCAAGCGCCGCGAGCCCGATGCACGGCGCGGTGTTGCGCCCCACCGGTTCCGCGAGAAAATTCCGCCGCGGCAGCATCGGGATCTCGCGGGCGAGGTCGTCGAGCTGCTCGGAAACGGTCACCACGAGGGTTCGGCCGGCGCCGCCGAGCGGAATCGCGCGCTCCACGGCCTCGCGGATCAACGATTTCGGCCCCAGGATCTTCAGAAGCTGTTTGGGCCGCCGCGCCCGGCTGAGCGGCCAGAAGCGCGTCCCCCTGCCGCCCGCCATGATCACGCAAAAGCACGCCATCGCTTTGTCCCGCCAAGAAGTGGGCGCTATAGTAAAGTAGCTCCCATGTCGGATCAAGCTTCGCTGCACGCGAGCAAAGGCTGGGTCGTCTCCGCACCGCAATCCGGAATGAGGCTGGACCGGTTCGCACATCTCGTGCTGCCGCAGCTTTCGCGCCGCCAGCTGGAGCGGGCGATTCGGGGGAAGAGCTTTCTGGTCAACGGGCGACCGTGCCTCAAAGGCGAGCGGCTGCGGGCACGGGACGTGGTGCAGTTCGCCGGTCCCGAGCTCCTGCTCGCCGAAGCGCCGCCGCCGAATTTCGGACTCGAGGTTCCCATCGTCTACGAAGACGGCGACCTGGTGGTGCTGGACAAGCCGGCGGGACTTGACACGCACGGGTTTTCAGGGCGCGACACCCGCACGCTGGCGAGCTTTCTCGCAGCCCGGCGGCCGGAAACGCAGAACGCGGGCGGCAACCGCTGGGAGTCGGGATTGATCCACCGGCTCGACCGCGAAACCTCCGGCCTGATCGTGGCGGCCAAGACGCGCGCCGCGTACCAGGCGCTACGCACGGCGTTCGCCACCCGGCGGGTCAGGAAGCGATACTGGGCTCTGGTCTCGGGCAAGACGCCGGCGCGCGGGAGAATCTCCTACCCGCTCGCGCACGCGCCGCGGGACTCGAGGCGGATGGTGGCGATCGTTCCCGGGGGACGGCAGCTCACGGGCCGCAAACGCTGGCCAGCCGTCACGCGCTACCGCGTCGCGGCCAGGTTCCGCGACGCGACGCTGCTGCGAGTCGAGATGGAGACGGGGGTCACCCACCAGATCCGGGCCCATCTCGCCGCGATCGGCCATCCGATCGTCGGCGACCGGACCTACGGCGGTGCCGAGCACCCGGCGCTCGGCCGCCATTTTCTCCATGCCTTCGAGCTTGAGCTTCCCCATCCCTCGACGGGGAAGAGGTTGACGGTACGCTCGCCGCTGCCGGCCGATCTGGAGGAGTTCGTTTCGCGCCTGCGCGCCGGCGATTAAGCGGCGGAGGCCCGGATGCCTTTCGTCTTCGCGCAGGCGGCGCAGAAATTGTTCTGGGTTTCGGCCTCTTCGACCCAACCCTCGTCGAGGTTGTGGCAGATCTTCCTGCACTCGAAGCAGATGAAGTAGACCCCGTCGACGGTCTTGTTGATTTTCTCGCGGTTGAGGATCCGGCCCCTGAGTTTCTCGATGCGAATCCCCAGCAGCTCTTCGTAGTTCTTCTTGATCTTGCGCCTGCCCGCCTCGTCGCTCGGCAGGTTTTCGTCTTCCGTTTCCTCGTGCGCGGTGTCGTCGAAGTACGCCGACGAGCGATGTTTGGCGGATCGCCCGGTGGTTTTTCTCTTGGTCCTGGCCATGGTCGAGCTCACTCGTAGATTGAAGCGACGCAAGCGAACGCTTGCGCGCAAAAGCGGGTTCTGCCGTGAATCGGTTCTATTTCATAATGAACCGATTCCAGGTTGTCAACATCGGCGCCGCACGCCGTCGAGGGAGCCGGACGTCCTGTGGCGCCCGTTACTGGCGGATGGCCGCCGCGCGCCGCTGCAAATAGGCGTTTCGCACCGCGCCGTACAGGTCGACCGTGGTTTCGGCCACCCGCTCGAAACGGTCCAGATTGAGCGAGCGCTCGTTGACGACGTTGGTGGCGTTGATGCCGACGTTCGCGTACCACGGCAGGAAGTAGATGTACGGCGTCATCGCGGCGTCGAAAGCGTAGCCGATGCCGTCGCGGATCGTCATCGGCGGCAGAAACGGAAGGATCAGATAAGGTCCGGGGCCGGCTCCCCAGACGCCGAAGGTCTGGCCGGTGTCCTCGTCGCTCTGCTCGATGCCGAAACCGTCCTTCGCGACGTCGAAGAGCCCGACCACCCCGATGGTACTGTTGATCGTAAAGCGCGCCACCTCCCTGCCGGCGCCGCCCAGCTTGGCCTGCAGGAGATTGTTGACGACGCGGCGGACCACGGCGAGATTGTCGAGCGCATTATGGATGCTGCGCTGCACCGGGTCTGGAAGCACGAAATCCCAGGCCGTCGCGACAGGCTTGACGACGAAACGGTCGAGCACCTCGCGGTTGAACCAGAACATCTTTTCGTTGAAGCTTTCGAGCGGATCCGATTCGAAGTCCTCCCCGGCCGCCGCGGATGCGTCGCCGGCCGCCGCCGCATGGCCGACCAGGACCTCGACTGCGCCAGTGTCGGAGACCGGCTCGGCATTCGCCGCCGGTAGCAAGAACAGGAGGCAGCCCAGAAGGGTGACGATAAAACTTACCGGCAGCGTGCAAGAGACTCCATGGTGGCTCATTCGACTGACTCCTTGTGCGTCGGTTGTCACTTACCTGAACCCGGCACTTTTAGCAAGCGCTGTCCGCGGGTATCCAGGCATCGCGAGAATAGCGCTAGAGAAAGCCAAATGCGTGCCAACGTGGGCATCACGTCTCATTTGCAGTTGGCGGAACGGCAAAAGAGTTCTGTCAGCGTCCGGTAGGCTGAGCGGCCGTCCGGCAAAACAATGCGGTGACACAGGGCGTAAAGGTGACAATCCTTTGACGGCCAGCGGCTGGAAAACCGATTTGCAACTATGGGAATAATCGTCTATTTTCGAGCTTCCAGCGGTGGTGCCCAGAGGGGATCATGATCGTTGTCGGAGTGACCGGGGGGATTGCCTGCTA containing:
- a CDS encoding ABC transporter ATP-binding protein — translated: MAFIQAQNISLVFKPKNRPPVAALRNFNLEIEQGEFVSIVGPSGCGKSTFLNIVLGLIPADEGELRLNGTRITGPGHERAMVFQEFGLLPWRTVRANVELGLELKGVPASERAEKSMQLIKLVGLSGFENHYPHELSGGMKQRVGLARALATEPQVLLMDEPFAALDAQTRDLMQAELLQIWERTRKTVLFVTHSIEEAAYLSDRVIVMTARPGRAKNILKVDLPRPRDYEMRLTAEFNDIKAVIWNGLKDELGAGTVDGR
- a CDS encoding tRNA (adenine-N1)-methyltransferase — translated: MSATRPRGPLQAGEAVILLDRKNREYLVRLDPFRPIAVRGGRIGVEEIVGREEGSVVRSSLNEPFLVFRPTLAQLIPDLPRAAQVIYPKDIGPILVWGDIFPGARVVEAGVGAGGLTIALLRALGSQGELFSYEIREDFAALARKNVERYFGPAPNWVLTVGDVADKLAVADADRVVLDLPEPWRVIEAAANALRPGGILLCYLPTVLQFKELIDRLRENRGFARIETSETLMRFWHVEGASVRPQHRMVAHTGFLVSARRVSG
- a CDS encoding mannose-1-phosphate guanylyltransferase is translated as MACFCVIMAGGRGTRFWPLSRARRPKQLLKILGPKSLIREAVERAIPLGGAGRTLVVTVSEQLDDLAREIPMLPRRNFLAEPVGRNTAPCIGLAALEVSRRDPEAVMVVLPADHWIAGRSAFRRTLRTAVRLASRTDDLITIGIRPGYPETGYGYIVKGAPIKGSPGAFRVAAFKEKPNRRAAFGLIRRGALWNSGIFVWRAAAWLSLLERHQPKIAERLDRIRSAAGRGSLAAPNPRLRRILAREYRAMPAISADHAVLEKAGAEGRIIVVAGEFAWSDVGSWAAVHRMMRRDRDGNAGNGRWVAVGARDCLVHSPERLVVLLGVRGVVVVDTPDALLVGDLERSQEVRDLVQLLERRGYRAYTAGWRSEG
- a CDS encoding RluA family pseudouridine synthase; amino-acid sequence: MSDQASLHASKGWVVSAPQSGMRLDRFAHLVLPQLSRRQLERAIRGKSFLVNGRPCLKGERLRARDVVQFAGPELLLAEAPPPNFGLEVPIVYEDGDLVVLDKPAGLDTHGFSGRDTRTLASFLAARRPETQNAGGNRWESGLIHRLDRETSGLIVAAKTRAAYQALRTAFATRRVRKRYWALVSGKTPARGRISYPLAHAPRDSRRMVAIVPGGRQLTGRKRWPAVTRYRVAARFRDATLLRVEMETGVTHQIRAHLAAIGHPIVGDRTYGGAEHPALGRHFLHAFELELPHPSTGKRLTVRSPLPADLEEFVSRLRAGD
- a CDS encoding VacJ family lipoprotein, whose protein sequence is MSHHGVSCTLPVSFIVTLLGCLLFLLPAANAEPVSDTGAVEVLVGHAAAAGDASAAAGEDFESDPLESFNEKMFWFNREVLDRFVVKPVATAWDFVLPDPVQRSIHNALDNLAVVRRVVNNLLQAKLGGAGREVARFTINSTIGVVGLFDVAKDGFGIEQSDEDTGQTFGVWGAGPGPYLILPFLPPMTIRDGIGYAFDAAMTPYIYFLPWYANVGINATNVVNERSLNLDRFERVAETTVDLYGAVRNAYLQRRAAAIRQ